GCCGCAGGAAAAATGATGGACCCCAGACTGGCCGAAGCGAGAGGAAGAGCCGTCTGGACCGTAGACGAGCGAGAGTCACGAGTCTCCCCTTTGCAGGTACTTTCAATTGAATGACTCTGTCCAGATTGTTGTGTAAAATGAAATGATAATGTCGCGCAGGGTCGTGATTCTCTCAACCCTAACAACATGGAGTTCTGGATGGACGACATCTACACTCCGGGCTATGATGCGTTACTCAGGCGTAAAGAGGCTGGCCTCCGCCGGGCCAAAGTTTGCAAGTTGTTAGCGCTCATCGCTGTTGTACTTGTTATCATTCTCATCATTGTCATTCCCATTTGCACCATGAGATCATGAGAAATTGCGTGAGgacattttgcacatttttctGCAAGAGGGAGCTTCCGCAACTAAGCGGAGGATGTGAAGAACAGCTTCTTTGGATTGCTTCGTTTCACCTACAGTTTTCATTCCTTTATACAGGCAGTGTACATTTTTCAAATATAGTATATATGCGATACTGTAATATATTTAATACTGAGCCGTTATCGCAGATGTATGAATGCCTTCATCAGCATGCGTTTCAAATATAcaattttctctttgttttgtgtTCATAGGCCTCATCTATTAAACCGGGGAATGCAAGTATTAAATCTGCACAAggaatatttgtattttagcGTCAGGTTTCAAGAAGATTATGTCTTGCTGCTGTTGATGATGCTGCTGATAATGAATGGAAGAGAATAGGAAGTATTTTCCAGGAAACTCTCTTAGAGGGAGTTTCCACTTGTAATTCAATTGATGGGCTGTTTGGAGTGCATCCTGGCGCATTAGCTTCTCCCTCCACTCACCGGACCAAGGTTTTTCCCAACATGCCGACTCAATAACAATTTCATTTAACCTCCTCCCACAGTGATGAATGTGGTTTTTACTGTGTGAAGGTCCATTTTGTTAAAACGTCCAGTTAACCCAAGAGGCTTAGACTGACTTTCAGTGCCAGGCTGTTAATCGTGACTTAATGCGACCAACAAATGCACATGAATCTTGTACATCTTTTCCAATCATGATATGATTACAAACCGTGGTctgtgtgtttatatgactAATTAATTTTGCATTAAAGACACCGTCATTTACTATTTGTTTATTGTATAGAAAGACAACAACATTTGCAAATGTTAATGCCACTATGTATCATTTGATATGACGGACTTTCTTTCTTTAAGAATGCTGTGCTGTATCCAATATTTTTGATACAACTATGCATATCAGTTTACGGTGCACATTTCCAAAACATGTTTTCTCTTTCCAGACTTAAAATGTTGCCTCTTGCTTTGAGTGCACAAATATGCACAAGGTCTAATGAGAGTGTGTTTTGCTTTAGCACATCCTCCTAAGTGGATGTGCGTCCACCATGTGTTCCCCCGTGAGAGTGTTTGCAGATCCATTATACCAACGTTGCCACTAAAGTGTAGTCAGCACAATATGCAGGTGCTTTCTCTAAAACTCGTGTGCATTAGTCTCTTATTGCCCTTTCTTCCCCTTGAGACGCTTTCATGAATTTTAGACATTGTTGTTGCAGTCTCAGGTAAATAAGCACTTCttgtaaatgagaaaaaaaaaagcctgtaaacAGAATATTGCAGCACAACTTGATGGTTGGCAATGCTTGATGAAAACAGCACAAATGAGTTCATGTTGCCTGAATGAAAATGCCTTTGCACTGTATTGAATGATATGATTcacacaaacaataaaatattggtgaaataaaaaaaaagatgaagggGAAATTCGTCATGTATTTAAGATTTtatcacacaaaacaaatattaataCTCAatttcacacctatggacaatttctTCTATTAACGTAACATGTTTATGGAATGAGGGAGAAAGCCAGAGAACCCGGACTTCTCTACGCATGCGCATTAGCTACAGGATCATAGCCATTCTTGCTGTAGTTACATCAATAGACCTGGGCTAGCGCTAGAGTGCGCAAGTTCTGGTCTATTCACCGAAGAAGAAATCCAAAACCGGCGCTGATTTTGAACTTTGCTGAAGAATGCGTGAACTGCATCAGGCAGGTGTGGCACCGCAAAATCGGAGTGGGAATTAATTCCGTTTTGTGTTAACTTTTTTCAACGTTGGCTAGATCGTTACATGTCACGTACATTACTGTGAAAGATACGTTGCACAGGTAACtacttttatttatgtatttgtaaATCTGAGTTGCAGGTACAACTTGCATAAATGTGATTTAAAATAATGTCGATGCGGTTCTTAATCTTGTGGTTAAAACTGTGTATGTGTTACTTTAATGTACGCCAGAGTAGTAATTGCACTTTCCTGGTCAATTGAGTCATCGACTTACCACCTAATGTTGCGTTCATGTAGCCTAACGTTGCTAGCCGCAGAAGGAAACAATGGAGTCGGCAGTGGTCAATCTTTACAACCAGTTCCAAAGTTTGCGGAGCCAGATGGACGCCCTGAATGAGAGCGTAGAACCACGTAAGTTACTGCAACTTTTCTCCAGTGTCAACAACAAGAAAtctatattttcaatatttatagtACAGAGTAacacacaaatgtatttttgtgcaTTCAATATATACAGCTGAGTAAACCTTACTGCATTGTTGTAATGCTTTGATTCTTACAGTCTTAAATTTAAGTTTATGTGCACGTGACATGAAACCAGCACCACTAGAACCATTGCTTCTTGCACAGAGGCTGTAGTCGCCACTTGTGACAGATATTCCTTTCGTTGTTTAAATAGAGTTTCTCCACATGGCCCTCAACTTTGAGGACTGCCGAAAGAAGTGGTTGCAGTCAGGGGAGGAGCTGCTATCCTGCAAAGAGATGCTGGCTAAAGTTGAAACCGAGAGGGGAGCTTTGGAGGTCAGACTGAAGCATGCACGCAACCAAGTGGACGTGGAGATCAGGCGGCGGCAGAAGGCTGAAGCTGTCTATGAGAAGCTGGTTTGTAACATTTCAATCATGAAGCTTGGTATGTGCAGTGAaacctccaaagtcaaacacTTTCCAGCCTGAAACAGTTACCGTCATGGAACCTTGTGATGTTAAGGGCGCTATAAGAGTACCTTTTGGCTTTAATATAGATGTCTCTCATTACAATCATTTTTTGCCATATTTTTCCAGAAATATTGTGTAGAGCTCCAAATTGTACCTCTTTAAGGGGGCTTGACTTTGGATATTCCATTGTATTTGAATGGTCAAACTGCAAGAAACGCATTAATTAAAATACTAGATAAGTAGGTATCACTAAAAGGATACCTCTGATCTTGCACCAGGAACGACAACTACAGCTAATCCGGGACATGTTGACAACAGAGAACAGTAGCATCCACCTAAGTGAGGAGCAGCGCTCTGCCCTGGCCTTCCTCAGCGCGCACTCGCAGGCTGCACAGTCTGCTATGTCCAACCTTAACTCCAGCAGAAGGTTAGCTTTTCTATCGGTGTTTTGCCATTAAGAGTTTGTTTTAACAGAGACAAATGTGTGTTTCATTCTAAATGCCAAGCTATACATAATTCAGAAATGTTGATCAATATACGACGTATTGCAAGAATTCTGTCACTAACTACTGACACTGGTTGTCTTGCAGGTTGATGACCATTGATGAATCAACCTCCATCATGTCAGACATCAGCTTTGATCAAACAGATGACTCCTTGGTACATATATTCAACCTTATATGAATGAAAGGTTTCGACTTGTACATTCAGACCGTTAATCCCATTTTTTTTGTAGGGCTGTGATGCATCTGTCATGAAGACAGTGAGACTGCAGAAACGTCCGAAACGAGTGAGTCTAAAATTTGAAATCAATATAACAGTGTTGGTTTTTGTGATGCACCAAAATGacaccatggattgtttgtttgttcgtttGTTTTTTACATTGTGGGAAGATGTTCATAaactcaaaacacaaaatgtaatCCTATTTACCtgatgcaaaataaataaaatggtaaAACCTGAAAGTATTAAATGTACCAAGGTGAAATGTTAATTTTACAGATTGTTTTAAATTACCCAACACGGCTTCCCCGTCATTGTTTCAGCCTTTTAAGAAGGCAAACCAAATGGCTACTTTTAAAACATCCTTTGCATTCCACAGCGTTCCTCTCGAAAGCTTGAGGTTCCCCCTCAAGCCATGAAGAAACCACGCTCCGCGGGCCGACCATCTGATCGAGTAAGTGTGCTTCAAATTAGACATTTGTTGTGTGTCTGGTCtctcttttaaaaacatttcctGAAAATGTCATTGGATCTAGATAAATGACTCCATCGTTGCCAAAACCACCATCACTGTGCCAGTAAATGGCGGTGCTGTCGAGGCTGTCTCCACTATCGAGACAATCCCCTATGCGACACGCAGCAGAAAGAAGAGTGGTGGGAAATTCCTGATGACTCGTTTCACTTGTGGTAACTGTGAATTCAAATGTAGTTTGCTCTTATAAAATCATGCGATGCGATTTTGCTTACAGCTGGCCAAGTCTGTGCTGAATCAACCTCCACTGAGCGGTCGGAAACTAACAGTGAAGCACCCGGCACACCAATCTCGGATTTTCCTGCTCACCTCCGAACCCCCAAAGCCCAGACAGGAGGAAAGCAGCACGTGTTTGTCTCCAAAACAGTGAGCCGTTACCATAACCTTGTATCCATTAAGCAATTAGCTCTGGTTCAGTACAACCAGTTTTTGTCACTGCTGAAATAAACTGCGATCTCTCGTTCCGTTCCTCTGGCTTTgtgtaacgtttttttttctacccacaAAGGTGATCAAATCAGAGTTCTGTGCACCGTGCGGGAGAAGAACCAAGTTTGGCAAGATGTATCTTCGCTGCCAGGACTGCAGGATAGTGACTCACCCAGAGTGCCGCGACTGTTGCCCCCTGCCCTGCAATCCTGTGCCCATCAGCACTCCCATCCGGACTGCAGAGGTAGGTGCAGCATGTCTTTCAGACAGGGTGTCTCTAGTCAGCAGTCCTCGTACAACTTGACATACAATTCCAACCATTCACGTTGTGTGTTTGCAGAGCACCCTGGCTGACTTTGCGCCAGCCACTTCTCCGAAGATCCCAGCTTTGGTCATCTATTGTATCAAAGAGATTGAACGCAGAGGCCTGCATGAGGTGAGTGAGCCTCTTttagattttgttttattttttaacattttttttttcattcatatttGCGTTAATTCCCCGTTCACTGTATCACAGCATCAGATGTCTTAACCTCTCCCAGGTTGGCCTGTACAGAATCTCTGGGCAGGAGCGTCAAGTGAAAGCGCTGAAGGAGAAGCTGATTCGAGGAAAGACCCTGCCAGCGCTAAGCAAAGTAGAAGACATCAATGTCATCACTGGCGTTCTCAAAGATTTCCTCAGGAACCTTCCTGAGCCTCTTCTCACCTTCCGCCTCAACAAAACCTTCATGGAGTCAGCTGGTCAGTGTTCTTTCTTACTCCACTGTGTTTGTAGACAACAATTGGTGTGATGAAGcgatgacaaatgaccaggaTCTTTGACATCTTTAATCAAAATACACCAAGGATAAAGAAATCAGTTAGCTCATACAATGTGAATAAACAAATCGTAAGTTAGGAAAGCGAAGAACATCTCGTTCACAGtcacattttcagaaataggCATGTCCAGTACTCTATATACAACCATCTGTATACAATCAAACATTCATTTCCATAACATGTCCCCCACTGTGATGTCGTCATAGAAATCCAGGATGATGGGAACAGTCTTGCCTCGGTGTGCCAAACCATCAGCGAGCTGCCTCAACCCAACCGAGACACTCTAGCCTGCATCATGATCCATCTGCAGAAGTAACTTTCATTACGTTTTCAACTTTTAACTCTTCACCTGTGAGATTTTGTGAGTCCAAGTATTTTATTCAATATTCAAACCGTGAGCAGGCATGTCATAATTTCCCCCCCAGAGTGTCAAAGTGTTCAGATACAAAGATGGACGTGACAAACCTGGCCAGGGTGTTCGGACCGACCCTTGTGGGCCACGCTGTTCCAAACCCTGACGCAATGACTGTCCTGAGTGACACAAGCAGACAACCACGGGTAAAGTATATTCTTCTTTCATAAGTACCATACTCTAAGTGTAATTATTTTCTTCTGAATTCActtggactctttttttttttttttttttttccaccttccaGGTAGTTGAGCGTTTGTTTAGTATTCCAGCAAACTACTGGAGTCAGTATGCGCATCCAGATAATATAGACATGGGGGATACTAACTTTCCAGAGACTCCAAATCATGATGGTAAATAAATCAGTACAGGTCATACGTGATGGTTACATGCTGAAACCAAATGTTGCCCCCCAATCATTTTCAAGCATTCATGTGTAATAAGCTGAACTGTCCCTTCAATTAGTATGAACTCACCCTAATGTGGTTTTGGCAGTAAGCATGCTTGGGCCGCTGACCACTCCTGAACACCAGTTGATGACCAAGACGCCCTCCTCCAGCTCGCTGTCAAAGCGGATGATGCAGACCCTGTCCAGCACCACCTTGTAAGTGCCAAACGTGTCTGTAACAGACAAAATGTTACTTCTATACATAACGTGCAGAATGGAGCAAAATATCATTAGGTTTAATGTGCACAATATTCTAAACATGTTGTTCAAAACCAATCCTTAGATTTACGGGCAAGAATAAAACAACTGCCAGCCCCCGACCCAGGTTCTTCGAGTCTCCACAACTGAAGTAACGGCCAACTGGAGTTGGCAAACAAAGCCGATGCGTGAGTTTTGTATTACTAGCTGCAATAACAAGCTCTGTTTCCACAAGAATGTAAGTAAAACAAACGTGCAATTTTATATGAAATATGCATTATATCAACCTGTTGTTGACTTTCTAATCAGATTTCTACTCGTGAAGAATTTTTCTACCTCTTTGGTCACTGCAGTAAGTCCTGACTTAAGGACCAAAACTGTGCTAATGAGGTTTTGAGGCTTTATTGACCGATCAATTGCAGCTCGaagaatgttttcttttgtgtgctCAATCATCCATTGATAAATGTGTGGTTGTAACCACAACCTCAGGGATGAAACTGAgccaaagggagaaaaaaaaaatcatttatttgatttcagAATTTTGTGTCATTGAGCTGAAACCTACTTTTAAAACACACTCAACActgtatatttttgtttattttatgtggTAAGGCTGATTAGCAATCAGACTAATGTATATGCTTAAGTAACACTACTAACATCAACACTGATCTCGAATGAGACTCACGCAATATTTTGCACTGTATCTATGCAAGAAATTGAATTAATGTGCTCACCACTAGAGGCTGCTGTTGTATTACTGTTATGCTTCCATTATGATCGTGCAATTGTAACTACTAGCTATTGACGAGATATCCTCCTCAACCCTTAAGTGCCAATATCTTAACTACTGcatttttataagcattttaaacttCACACATTTATATGCCAACTGTGCCTTTTTATGTTATAGTTTGATCAAAAACTTTTGATTCAAATGAGTTGTCATTCTTTTCAATGAAGTGTGTTGGGAAATCATGTCTGAGAAATTTAACTCCAGCaggttatgctttttttttttcttccaaatatcTGTTCTATACCCGCTTTTGCTAACTCTAACCGGTGTCGAGCGACACTCCAAGAAGAACACAATCCACAGTTTaggtaaaaagaaataaagcatTAAATGTCATTTGGTCTCGTCTTGGTGTTCATTTATTCTCATGCCATTTGAGGTGAGACTCATTATGATGTGTGAGCTGCACCACAACTATTGACTGGCATTTTTTTACTAATCTCATTGAATACTGAATTTCTGGCCCCCCTCTTAGCTGCGCCACGGAAATATTAAAATATGTACcagtttatctatttttttttctttgctgaggAAACTCTtcaaaaatgtttgcatttcAAATCAACATTAATAGTTCATTAGCCTGAAATGAGGCCTCCTGTGTGTGGATGTGTCCCCTCATGTGGGAACGCTGTGTTTATTTACGGCGTACCGTGCAGCATAAGCCCGCCCGCTGCAGGCGTCAAACAGCTGGCCTTGTATGTGTGCGTGGGGCTCTCTCCATGTTCTAGCCAGAGTGAGCGCTGTTAGAGCTCCACTCTGCTGCGGGACTGCAGGGGCCAAATGAGAAACTAGTCCAATTAAGAGCGCTTAGATAAATTACATTGTAAGCTTGTAAACAACGATGACAGTATCAAAGACCTCTGTTTATATAGCGAAATGCGACTTGTGGAGAAGGAGGTGTATGATTACAGTTTCCAGGAGATGAATGCAATCAATGCATTATTGTATTCCTAAACTTTGCTTATTGCTCTTATCGACTGTTTGCAGATTGAATTTATGTTCATCATCCTAGAGCTCTCTATGGCTTGCAGTCTGTTGACTACTCGAGTTTAGAGCCGATAAGTCAGCACGTGTGACACGTCAACTCAATAACTGCCAGTCAAAGCTAGTTGATGCGGTATCCTACAGCAAACAGCCATTTTAACATTGCACAAACATGATCTTTCTATGCAATATGAGGAGCAACATGTATTTGTTGCATCCTTTGCAGGCTAGGCATGTctctgaggaggaaaaaaaagtgctccCACTGATTTGTTTCTACGTTCAGTGAATTATGAAATCAATATACTTTCCACTTGGTGAGTTAAATGTACAAAATGCTGAAAAACCAAATCATATTTGGCACGCTAACCGCTAATACTGTAGATGTATGGCTTGTTTGCCTTTCAGTGCTCGCTCACTATCTCTTCTTAGGCCCTATCGCTCAACTGCCACCAccccaaacaacacacacacacacacaaacccctTCTCCACGCCTTTGAATCAAACTGCCATCTTAGTCGGCTACCACGCGTGGTCGATACCTTGTTACCACAGAGAAATCAATTATCTCGACCAAGCAGCAGGCGTCGGCGGCAGTAATGAAAGAATGTTCCTTCTTTCCAGACAATGACCGTAGTCATTAAATATGAATTTATCATTGGCTGATGAGATTTATGGGCCCCCGAGTTCATGCTCTCTGGCTACTAGTGTAAACTATGATCAACTAAGGGAAACAGATTG
This genomic interval from Syngnathus typhle isolate RoL2023-S1 ecotype Sweden linkage group LG11, RoL_Styp_1.0, whole genome shotgun sequence contains the following:
- the LOC133162779 gene encoding rac GTPase-activating protein 1-like, whose protein sequence is MESAVVNLYNQFQSLRSQMDALNESVEPQFLHMALNFEDCRKKWLQSGEELLSCKEMLAKVETERGALEVRLKHARNQVDVEIRRRQKAEAVYEKLERQLQLIRDMLTTENSSIHLSEEQRSALAFLSAHSQAAQSAMSNLNSSRRLMTIDESTSIMSDISFDQTDDSLGCDASVMKTVRLQKRPKRRSSRKLEVPPQAMKKPRSAGRPSDRINDSIVAKTTITVPVNGGAVEAVSTIETIPYATRSRKKSAGQVCAESTSTERSETNSEAPGTPISDFPAHLRTPKAQTGGKQHVFVSKTVIKSEFCAPCGRRTKFGKMYLRCQDCRIVTHPECRDCCPLPCNPVPISTPIRTAESTLADFAPATSPKIPALVIYCIKEIERRGLHEVGLYRISGQERQVKALKEKLIRGKTLPALSKVEDINVITGVLKDFLRNLPEPLLTFRLNKTFMESAEIQDDGNSLASVCQTISELPQPNRDTLACIMIHLQKVSKCSDTKMDVTNLARVFGPTLVGHAVPNPDAMTVLSDTSRQPRVVERLFSIPANYWSQYAHPDNIDMGDTNFPETPNHDVSMLGPLTTPEHQLMTKTPSSSSLSKRMMQTLSSTTLFTGKNKTTASPRPRFFESPQLK